One window from the genome of Thermaerobacter marianensis DSM 12885 encodes:
- a CDS encoding arsenate reductase ArsC, translating into MFLCTGNSARSQMAEGLARSLLGGAWEVYSAGLDPKGVHPLAVRAMDEIGIDIRAQSSKPIDPALLDRMDLIVTLCDDAAERCPVTPPHVRRWHWPLPDPAAVEGTEEQRLAAFRRVRDELHRRIRQGLLASHDPVPAPGATGGGEEG; encoded by the coding sequence ATGTTCCTGTGCACGGGCAATTCGGCGCGGAGCCAGATGGCGGAAGGGCTGGCCAGGTCCTTGCTCGGAGGGGCCTGGGAGGTGTACAGCGCCGGCCTGGATCCGAAGGGCGTACACCCGCTGGCCGTCCGCGCCATGGACGAGATCGGCATCGACATCCGGGCGCAGTCCTCCAAGCCCATCGATCCCGCGCTGCTGGACCGGATGGACCTGATCGTCACCCTGTGTGACGATGCGGCCGAACGCTGCCCGGTGACCCCACCCCACGTGCGGCGGTGGCACTGGCCCCTGCCCGATCCGGCGGCCGTCGAGGGGACGGAAGAACAACGGCTGGCCGCCTTTCGCCGGGTGCGCGACGAACTGCACCGGCGCATCCGGCAAGGGTTGCTGGCGTCCCACGATCCCGTTCCCGCTCCGGGCGCGACAGGCGGCGGCGAGGAGGGGTGA
- the pstC gene encoding phosphate ABC transporter permease subunit PstC, which produces MRQRPDPWWRHRFKLSGFQLITLLAAAVVGLVLLGLAVELYRNSQDARAAFGWGFLRSQAWDPVAGEFGALPFIYGTVVSSLLALLLATPLGILTGIYLAELAPPRWRALLSFLVELLAAVPSVVYGLWGLYVMVPWLQERIQPWLGERLGFLPLFAGAPYGISMMAGALVLAIMIVPTISAISRDVIAAVPRSQREAFLALGATPMETIFRVVLPFARSGIAGAVILALGRALGETMAVTMVIGNSPEISVSLLAPAATMASVIANEFAEATTELHRAALMEIGVLLLVISLLVNILARWLLRRLQVVEGTR; this is translated from the coding sequence GTGCGGCAACGACCGGACCCGTGGTGGAGACATCGGTTCAAGCTGAGCGGTTTCCAGCTGATCACGCTTCTCGCGGCCGCCGTCGTGGGTCTCGTGCTGTTGGGGCTGGCGGTGGAACTGTACCGGAACTCCCAGGATGCACGCGCCGCCTTCGGCTGGGGGTTCCTCCGCTCGCAGGCGTGGGACCCGGTGGCCGGCGAGTTCGGTGCCCTGCCCTTCATCTACGGAACGGTGGTCTCATCGCTGCTGGCCCTGCTCCTGGCGACGCCCTTGGGCATCTTGACGGGCATCTACCTGGCGGAACTGGCGCCCCCGCGCTGGCGGGCGTTGCTGTCTTTTCTGGTGGAATTGCTGGCCGCGGTGCCCAGCGTGGTCTACGGCCTTTGGGGCTTGTACGTCATGGTGCCGTGGCTGCAGGAGAGGATCCAGCCGTGGCTGGGCGAGCGCCTTGGTTTCCTGCCGCTGTTTGCGGGCGCTCCCTACGGGATCAGCATGATGGCGGGCGCGCTGGTTCTGGCCATCATGATCGTTCCCACCATCAGCGCCATCTCCCGGGACGTCATCGCCGCCGTACCCCGCAGCCAGCGAGAGGCCTTCCTGGCGCTGGGCGCCACGCCCATGGAGACGATCTTTCGGGTGGTGCTGCCCTTCGCCCGATCCGGCATCGCCGGCGCCGTCATCCTGGCCCTGGGGCGCGCCCTGGGCGAGACGATGGCGGTGACGATGGTCATCGGGAATTCCCCCGAGATCTCGGTCTCGCTGCTGGCGCCGGCGGCGACCATGGCCAGCGTCATCGCCAACGAGTTCGCCGAGGCCACCACCGAGCTTCACCGCGCGGCGCTGATGGAAATCGGCGTGTTGCTCTTGGTGATCAGCTTGTTGGTCAACATCCTGGCGCGCTGGCTGCTCCGGCGCCTGCAGGTGGTGGAGGGAACGCGATGA
- the pstB gene encoding phosphate ABC transporter ATP-binding protein PstB has translation MANSIKLSVRGLSAWYGDRKVLHGVNLEVGAKAITAIIGPSGCGKSTLIRCLNRMHEVVPGARVEGSVYVDGADIYAPGVDPVVVRRRIGMVFQRPTPFPTMSIFDNVASGLRLGGRLPKSQLAERVEQALRAAALWDEVKDRLNAPATALSGGQQQRLCIARALAVDPEVLLLDEPTSALDPAATARIEDLITELKQRYTIVIVTHNMQQAARVADRTAFFLNGELIEYGPTSEIFTRPRDKRTEDYITGRFG, from the coding sequence ATGGCGAATTCGATCAAGTTGTCGGTGCGCGGTTTGTCGGCCTGGTACGGGGATCGCAAGGTCCTGCACGGGGTGAACCTCGAGGTCGGCGCCAAGGCCATCACGGCGATCATCGGCCCGTCGGGTTGCGGCAAGTCGACCCTGATCCGGTGCCTGAACCGCATGCATGAGGTGGTACCGGGCGCGCGGGTGGAAGGCAGCGTGTACGTGGACGGCGCGGACATCTACGCGCCCGGGGTCGACCCGGTGGTGGTACGACGCCGGATCGGCATGGTCTTCCAGCGGCCGACCCCGTTCCCCACCATGTCCATCTTCGACAACGTGGCCTCGGGGTTGCGCCTGGGCGGCCGCCTTCCGAAGTCGCAGCTGGCGGAACGGGTTGAGCAGGCGCTCAGGGCGGCGGCGTTGTGGGACGAGGTGAAGGACCGCCTTAACGCGCCGGCCACCGCCCTCTCGGGGGGCCAGCAGCAGCGGCTGTGCATCGCCCGGGCCCTGGCCGTCGACCCGGAAGTGCTCCTCCTGGACGAACCCACCTCGGCGCTGGACCCGGCGGCCACGGCGCGGATCGAGGATCTGATCACGGAACTCAAGCAGCGGTACACCATCGTCATCGTCACGCACAACATGCAACAGGCCGCCCGCGTCGCGGATCGGACCGCCTTCTTCCTGAACGGCGAGCTGATCGAGTACGGGCCGACGTCGGAGATCTTCACCCGGCCCCGCGACAAGCGAACGGAGGATTACATCACGGGTCGCTTCGGCTGA
- a CDS encoding MIP/aquaporin family protein: MSPFLGEVLGTAILILLGDGVVANVLLNRSKGQNSGWIVITTGWALAVAVAVYVTGHVSGAHLNPAVTLGLAAIGQFDWAQVPSYIIAQLIGAFLGAVLVYLTYLPHWGITDDPELKLAVFSTGPAVRSPGANLVTEIIGTAMLVLGILGIGHPANNLAGGLAPLLVGFLVWAIGLSLGGPTGYAINPARDLGPRIAHAVLPIPGKGSSDWGYAWIPVVGPVIGGILGALLFKGLFG; encoded by the coding sequence GTGAGTCCCTTTCTTGGCGAGGTCCTCGGCACCGCCATCCTGATCCTGCTGGGCGACGGTGTCGTGGCCAACGTGCTGCTCAACCGGTCCAAGGGCCAGAACTCGGGGTGGATCGTCATCACCACCGGCTGGGCCCTGGCGGTGGCCGTGGCGGTGTACGTGACGGGGCACGTCAGCGGTGCCCACCTCAACCCGGCGGTCACCCTGGGGCTGGCCGCCATCGGCCAGTTCGACTGGGCCCAGGTGCCGTCCTACATCATCGCCCAGTTGATCGGCGCCTTCCTGGGCGCGGTGCTGGTCTACCTGACCTACCTGCCCCACTGGGGAATCACCGACGATCCCGAGCTCAAGCTGGCGGTGTTCTCCACGGGGCCGGCGGTGCGCAGCCCCGGCGCCAACCTGGTGACGGAGATCATCGGCACGGCGATGCTGGTGCTGGGCATCCTGGGCATCGGGCACCCGGCCAACAACCTGGCGGGCGGTCTGGCCCCGCTGCTGGTGGGCTTCCTGGTCTGGGCCATCGGCCTGTCCCTGGGGGGTCCCACGGGATATGCCATCAACCCGGCCCGCGACCTGGGGCCGCGCATCGCCCATGCCGTCCTTCCCATTCCTGGCAAGGGAAGCTCCGACTGGGGTTACGCCTGGATCCCCGTGGTGGGGCCGGTGATCGGCGGCATCCTGGGCGCCCTGCTGTTCAAGGGCCTGTTCGGTTGA
- a CDS encoding glycerol-3-phosphate responsive antiterminator — MGGTGMEGAPRVASRQALNRYPIIPAVRRDEDLDPALGSPAGALFLLSASLLTLPRVIERCRAAGKAVFVHYDLVEGLAGDRSGVEFLARYARPDGIITTRSTVARYSLEVGLETILRIFALDSAAVATAVQVIRRTQPGAVEVLPASLPAWVFAEIRTVHQGPLVAGGLVRALPDIKKVLAAGATAVSTSNPALWGGAGSG; from the coding sequence ATGGGGGGCACGGGGATGGAGGGGGCGCCGCGGGTGGCGTCCCGGCAGGCGCTGAACCGGTACCCGATCATCCCGGCGGTGCGGCGGGACGAGGACCTGGATCCCGCCCTGGGCTCGCCGGCAGGAGCCTTGTTCCTCCTCAGCGCCAGCCTGCTCACCCTGCCGCGGGTGATCGAGCGCTGCCGGGCGGCGGGCAAGGCCGTGTTCGTCCACTACGACCTGGTGGAGGGACTGGCGGGCGATCGCAGCGGGGTCGAGTTCCTGGCCCGCTACGCCCGGCCCGACGGGATCATCACCACCCGCAGCACCGTGGCCCGCTACAGCCTGGAGGTGGGCCTGGAGACCATCCTGCGCATCTTCGCCCTGGACAGTGCCGCCGTGGCGACGGCGGTCCAAGTGATCCGGCGCACCCAGCCCGGGGCGGTGGAAGTGCTGCCGGCTTCGCTGCCGGCCTGGGTTTTCGCCGAGATCCGCACCGTGCACCAGGGCCCCCTGGTGGCGGGGGGACTGGTCCGGGCCCTCCCGGACATCAAGAAGGTCCTGGCGGCCGGAGCCACGGCCGTCTCCACCAGCAATCCCGCGCTGTGGGGCGGGGCGGGGTCGGGTTAG
- the phoU gene encoding phosphate signaling complex protein PhoU, translating into MARVSYHAELDALRQDLLRMGTQVEEAIRLAVESLKERNADKAQRVLTLEDEVDRMELDIERRCLNLIALQQPMAGDLRQIGMTLKVITDLERMADHAHDIAKVTLRLGDEPLIKPLVDIPRMAEVAEKMVRDGLKAFVEGDVELARAMVARDDELDHLFNQIFRELLMIMREKPGTVDQATQLLMVGSHLERIGDHATNLAEWVIYLVTGVRQELND; encoded by the coding sequence GTGGCGCGCGTCTCCTACCATGCCGAGCTGGATGCCCTGCGCCAGGACTTGCTGCGCATGGGGACCCAGGTGGAGGAAGCGATCCGGCTGGCGGTGGAATCCCTCAAGGAGCGGAACGCGGACAAGGCTCAAAGGGTCTTGACGCTGGAGGACGAGGTCGACCGCATGGAGCTGGACATCGAGCGGCGCTGCCTGAACCTGATCGCCCTGCAGCAGCCCATGGCCGGCGACCTGCGCCAGATCGGCATGACGCTGAAGGTGATCACCGACCTGGAACGAATGGCCGACCACGCCCACGACATCGCCAAGGTGACGCTGCGGCTGGGTGATGAGCCTCTGATCAAGCCGCTGGTGGACATCCCGCGCATGGCAGAGGTCGCGGAGAAGATGGTGCGGGATGGCCTGAAGGCCTTCGTCGAAGGCGACGTGGAACTGGCCCGCGCCATGGTGGCCCGGGACGACGAGCTGGACCACCTGTTCAACCAGATCTTCCGCGAGCTCTTGATGATCATGCGGGAAAAACCGGGCACGGTGGACCAGGCCACCCAGCTGCTGATGGTGGGCTCGCACCTGGAGCGCATCGGCGACCACGCGACCAACCTGGCCGAGTGGGTGATCTACCTGGTGACCGGCGTCCGCCAGGAGCTCAACGACTGA
- the pstA gene encoding phosphate ABC transporter permease PstA translates to MMQPAENANPFAPDPVLRRRVVADRVLRWLPVLATGIVLVPLAIVMAYVVREGMAAISWEFLTSLPGAVTERGGGVGNGIVGTLIVVLVASLMAVPVGILAGIYLAEFGDGRLGALLRFLTEVLSGVPSIVVGLFIYGLVVIRTGTFSALAGSMALAVIMLPLVTRTTEEMLRLVPGAVREAGLALGISPWKVTLRIVLPAAAGGVLTGVMLAVARIAGETAPLLFTALNNNFWSWRLDQPIATLSVQVFTFALTPFENAQQKAWGGAFILIMLVLVLNVVARTLVARRQGGGAS, encoded by the coding sequence ATGATGCAACCGGCGGAGAACGCCAACCCGTTTGCGCCGGATCCGGTCCTGCGGCGCAGGGTCGTCGCCGACAGGGTCCTGCGGTGGCTGCCGGTCCTGGCCACGGGCATCGTCCTGGTTCCCCTGGCCATCGTGATGGCGTATGTCGTCCGCGAAGGGATGGCCGCCATCAGCTGGGAGTTCCTCACCTCCTTGCCGGGCGCGGTGACCGAACGGGGCGGTGGCGTGGGCAACGGCATCGTGGGGACGCTGATCGTCGTCCTGGTCGCGTCCTTGATGGCCGTTCCGGTGGGGATCCTGGCGGGCATCTACCTGGCCGAGTTCGGCGACGGGCGCCTCGGCGCCCTGCTGCGGTTTTTGACGGAGGTTCTGAGCGGGGTGCCGTCCATCGTGGTCGGCCTGTTCATCTACGGGCTGGTGGTGATCCGGACGGGCACGTTCTCGGCCCTGGCGGGGAGCATGGCCCTGGCCGTGATCATGCTGCCGCTGGTGACCCGCACCACCGAGGAGATGCTGCGCCTCGTCCCCGGGGCCGTGCGCGAGGCAGGACTGGCCCTCGGCATCTCGCCCTGGAAGGTGACGTTGCGGATCGTTCTCCCGGCGGCCGCGGGGGGTGTGCTGACCGGCGTGATGCTGGCCGTGGCCCGCATCGCAGGCGAGACGGCGCCGTTGCTGTTTACGGCGCTGAACAACAATTTCTGGTCCTGGCGCCTCGACCAGCCCATCGCCACCCTCTCGGTCCAGGTGTTCACCTTCGCCTTGACCCCCTTCGAGAACGCCCAACAAAAGGCGTGGGGTGGCGCGTTCATCCTGATCATGCTGGTCCTGGTGCTGAACGTCGTGGCGCGGACGCTGGTGGCGCGGCGGCAGGGAGGAGGGGCGAGCTGA